CCGCCCCAGAAGCAGGAAGAACGGCGCTCCCGGCGGGTGGGGCACCTGAAGTTTATACGCACAGGCAATGAATTCACCACAATCCCAGAAGCTGGCTGTCCGCTCAACCGTTGCCGTGTACGTAAACAAGGCAATAGCAAAAAGCACCCACCCAACGATGTTGTTCAGGCGTTTATACGAAGACTGAGACGCTGGTAAGGGCGTCCCGGAAATAACGTTGGATTCCGTTCCTTTGAAGGTTTGCATTGGGTAACAGCCTTAAGCCGAAATAATTTCTCCAAAATTACGAAAATAAACCCCGCTTAACGCCGGTTTTTGTCGTTAAAGTTTGTTAAAGCGGCCTGAAGAGCTTCGGAAACGCACTAAAAAAGGGTTGTTTTGCGGAGTTGAGCGGAGTAGATCAGAGGTAAGCAGAGGCTCCGCTTCACTCCTTTTATCTCCGCTCAACTCCGCAAAACAACCCTTCAGGCTATCTCAATTAGCTCCTCAAAGCGTTAATCCGCTCCGGCGCAGCATCGCCTGGGGAGACGGCTCACGGCCCCGAAACTTCTTGTAAAGCTCCATCGGTTTTTCCGTACCGCCTTTTTCCAGCACGTTCTTGCGGAATTTATCAGCGGCCTCGCGGTTTGAAAGTCCTTTCTCCCTGAAGAATTCGAATGCATCGGCATCCAGCACTTCCGACCATTTGTAACTGTAATAACCCGCCGAGTAACCACCCGCGAAGATGTGCGAGAACGCCGGGCTAAACGCCGTACCGGGTACTCGCGGGAACAGGTTCACCAGCGAATCCACGTGCGACTCTACCTGCTCAACCGTCTCTCCTTTGGGCGCGTTGCCGTGCCAGTACATATCCACCAGACCGTACCGCAGCTGCGTCAGGTTTGCCATTCCGGCCATGAAATTTTGGCTGGCGCGGATTTTTTCGATCAAGTCGTTTGGAATCACTTCGCCCGTCTCGTAGTGCTTGGCAAACAGTTTCAGGGCTTCCGGGTCGTAGCACCAGTTTTCCATCACTTGCGAGGGCAGCTCTACAAAATCACGGTATACGCTCGTGCCCGACAGGCTTTCGTATTTGCCGTTGGCCAGGATGCCGTGCAGACCGTGTCCAAATTCGTGGAAGAGCGTGGTTACTTCGTTGAACGTCAGCAGCGACGGCTTCGTTTCCGTCGGGCGCGTGAAGTTGCAGACATTGACCACGTGCGGACGAACATTCACGCCGTTTTCCATTTTCTGGCCCTGAATGTCATTCATCCAGGCCCCGCTGCGCTTGCCTTCCCGCGGGAAGTAATCTCCGTAAAAAACCGCCAGAAATTTACCGTCCTGATCGAACACATCGTAGGTTTTCACCTCCGGATTGTAAACGGGAATGTCTTTCCGTTCTTTGAAGGTCAGCCCGTAGAGTTTGTTGGCAATCGTGAAAACGCCCTCGATTACGTTTTCCAGCTTGAAATACGGTTTCAGGATTTCGTCGTCCAGGGCGTATTTTTCTTTTTTTAGTTTTTCGGAATAGTACCCAAAATCCCAGCGCTCAAGTCGTTCGTCTTTGAAGCCGTTTTCTTTGGCGTACCGGGTCAGTTCGGCCAGCTGCTTTTCGGCAACGGGTTTGGCGTAGCCCGCGAGCTCACTTAAAAATTGCTTCACCTTCTCCGGCGAACCGGCCATGCTTTCTTCCAGAATGAAGTCGGCGTGGGTTTTATAGCCCAGCAGTTTGGCGCGGTCGTAGCGCAGTTGCACCATTCTGCCGATCAGTTGCTGGTTGTCGTTTTTATCGCTGTGGAAACCGCGCGAGTTGTACGCGATGAAGAGCTTTTTCCGCAGGTCACGGTTGTCGGCATAGGTCATAAACGGCTGGTAGCTCGGGGCTTGCAGCGTAAATACCCAGCCGGTTTTGCCTTTTTGCTTGGCCGTGGCTTTGGCGGCTTCCCGGGCAAATTCCGGCAGACCAGCCAGATCTTTTTCGTCCGTAATTTCCAGCGTGTATTCGTTCGTCTCGTTCAGCACGTTCTCGCCAAACTGCAACGACGCCTGCGACAGTTCCTTGTTGATGGTCCGGAATTTCTCTTTGTCGGCGGCTTTCAGATTCGCCCCGTTGCGGGCAAAGCTCTTGTATGTTTTTTCGAGCAGCATCCGGTCTTCACCGTCCAGTTTCAATTTGGCCCGCTGGTCGTAGACGGTTTTGATGCGCTTGAAAAGCTGTTCATTCAGCGTAATGTCGTTGCCGTATTCCGTCAGCAAAGGCGACGCTTCCCGGACGATTTTCTGCAACTCGGGGCTGGTTTCGGCACCGTTGAGGTTAAACATCACCGACGACACCCGGCTCACCATCTGTCCGGCGCGTTCGAGGGCCACAACGGTATTTTCAAACGTGGGCGCAGCTGAATTGGTAGCGATGGCATCAATTTCCTGACGGCCCATCGTCATGGCTTCTTTCAGAGCCGGCAGGTAATACTCATTCTTAATCTGGTCAAAAGGCACCGTTTCGTGCGGTGTCTTGAACGGTTGCAATAACGGATTAACACTCATTTTTGCTTTTTCTGGAGAGGGCTGGGCGTGTAGCGCCGGGCTTAGAGCCGCCAGCAGCACAGCCGTGTGGGTCATTTGTCGAAGTGTAAACATTTTAGTTTGCTCATAGGGTTTCCCGCAGTTTACAAAAATAAGAGAAAATGCAGAAACCCGCTTCCGATGGGTGGAAATTAGGCCAGGCTACTGGCAATCAGTTTTTCAGCCTTTACCGAACACATCCCGTCGTTCAACGTTTAGGTTTTCTGGTACGACCCGACACCCCACCATGAACGGAACGTTAAATCAAACACCGTCGTAGAGGAGTCCGCCGGGATGCTGTATCTTGCGCGTAATTTTTACTGATTCCCATGCACACCGATTTTTCGCCCCCACTGACCCGCGCCCAGGAGTCCCGCCTGGCCATCGAACGGCTTTACATCACCATGCGTCACCTGTTCAACCGGGGGTTTTACAAACCGTCGGGCGTATCGGGCGAAGAAATCCGGCAGGCGCTGCTGACGCTCCGGCCCGAAATTTACGGCTCGGTCAACGATCCGCAGCGGGTTGAACTCGACGGCCTGGTTTACGTCATGGACCGCCTGCCGAAAGGCATCGAAGCCTGCCGGGTCATTACGCTGGTATCGCGCGAAGGGTTTGAGCATTCGCGGTTTCCGGTGCTGGTGCCCGCCAAACGCCGTCGGAACTGTTACCGGGTCGATCAGGAACAAATGGTGATTGAAGTCACAAATGGCCGCTCCGAGATTTACGACATCCTGACGCACCTGACGTTTATGTTCATGGAAGCCGACAAAATCCGGCAAAACGTTTTTCTGGAACGCGGCAACAAACTCCGGGAATGGGAAAAGCTCGAAGCCATCATCCAGTCGGGCGGCACGGTGAAGGAAGAGGAACGCGAACTGGCCCTGATGTACCTGAGTTCGATTCTGGGCCGGACGTTCGAGGAAACCCAGCAGGCTTTCTACCGGTTTGCCGAAAACGCGGGCACCAACAGCGGTCTGTTCCAGATCGTGTACGGATTGGGCCGGACGTCGGTGCGGGAAATTCAGGAGAAGAACGTCGACCGCGAAATCAATTTCACCCCGATGCTGCGCGATCGTGTCGGGCAGCACCTGTACGGCGAACGGTGGGCCAACCGAATCAAGCAGTTTATTCTGGAAAACGGCTGGCAATCCCGCCCCATTCACATCATCAGCGCCAACCCGCACAGCGTCGTCAACTGCCTCTACGCTCCGGCGGCCCTGTCCGAATCCACCTCCTGGGACAACCTGTTTGACCTGGCCTACAAACTCAGCCAGCCCGCTCAGCAGGAACTCCGCCAGCAGGTTACCGACTACTCCAGCGCCCACGGCTTGCACGAACTGGAGGACCCGGGCGGCACCAACCTGCTCGTCCAGCTGATCGACACGGCCCGGCTCGACGCCAAACACCTGTCGAAAGAATTGGCGCACGATCCGAAACTCATCAAATCCACCCAGCCGCTTCTGCTGGTGATGGACTATGCCTTTGGCGAACAGGCCTTCGAAACCATGGACGAACTGCTGAAGCCCTACGACGGCGACAACCCCTACGCGCTGAATGTGGCCTCCATCTCGATCATGGGCAAAGCCGGTATCCTGACCGGCGATAAAGGCGACCTGATGATCCCAAATTCGCATATTTTTGAAGGCACGGCCGACAATTACCCGCTGGACAACGACTTCACCAAAGCCGATTTTGACGGTTTCGGCATCGATGTTTACGAAGGAGCCATGATTACGGTGCTGGGAACGTCCCTCCAGAACAAAGACATTCTGTCGTATTTCAAAAACTCCTCCTGGAACGCCGTAGGGCTGGAAATGGAAGGTGCGCATTACCAGAAAGCCATCCAGTCGCACGCCAAAATCCGGGGCAGCGTCCAGCCCGACATCAAGATCCGGTATGCCTATTATGCCTCCGACAATCCGCTGCTCACCGGCGCGACGCTGGCATCCGGTAGTCTGGGTACGCTGGGCGTAAAACCGACATACCTGATCACGTTAAAGTGTCTGGAAAAGATTCTGGGAAAAAGCGGAGAGACGCCCCCAAGCCCGCCCTCCTGAACCCCTGCACGGCCTTCGTCATAGCTCGTTTGAACGCTTCCGTGCAGCCCGGTTTTGGCCCAACTTATTTTCTCACAAATACTTCTATCTTAGCGGAAATAAACCTGAAACGGTCCCGCTTTCGTGCGGAAAGCGGGACGCCTTCGGAGCTTGTTAACAACCAAATCAGATGACAACAAACCGGATTTGTTTATGGGCTTTCTCGATGGCCCTTCTGCTCGCCAGCCAAGCGTTTTGTCAGTCTTTAAAACCCGGTTTTGATAAGGCAGAATACCAGCAACTGATGTACGTATCGGCCCGGACGGGGGCCATAGCGCCCACTTATTATGGCGATATTCCCGAACCCAAACACTTCAAACGGGTGTATCGCTCGTCCGTTATGGGCCTTGACAACCTCTGGGATTTGTGGACCGACAACCAAACCACCGCCGTTATCAGCATCCGGGGCACAACGGACAAACCGGAGAGCTGGATTGGGAACTTCTACGCGGCCATGGTTCCAGCAAAGGGCGAGTTGAAGCTGACGGAAAAGGACGTGTTCAAGTACGAACTGGCCGCCAACCCGAAAGCCGCCGTACACGTGGGCTGGTTGCTCGGAACGGCGTATTTATCCAAAGACATTCTTCCCAAAATTGATTCCTGCTACAAAGCCGGCATCAGAAACATGCTTATTGTTGGCCACAGCCAGGGCGGTGCGATCAGTTTTTTACTGACCTCCCACCTGTACAATTTACAGAAACAGAAGGTAATTCCGGCCGATATACGTTTCAAAACGTACTGCAGCGCGGGGCCTAAACCGGGCAATCTGTACTATGCCTACGAGTATGAAGCCATGACGCAGAATGGCTGGGCGTTCAACGTGGTCAACTCGGCCGACTGGGTCCCCCAAACACCCATGTCCATCCAGACGATGAACGATTACAACGATACCAATCCGTTCGTTAATGCGAAGGCTATTATTAAAAAGCAGAAATTCTGGCAGCGAATTGCCCTGAATCACGTCTTTAACAAACTGAATCGCCCCACCCGCAAGGCTCAGAAGAACTACGAAAAATACCTGGGGAAGATGACATCCGGTATTGTCCGGAAAAGCCTCAAAGATTTCGTACCGCCTGATTATTACCGCAGTAATGATTACGTCAGAACCGGCGCGACCGTCGTCCTGCTGGCCGATGCAGCGTACTTCGGCCTCTTTCCCGACGACCCCAAGACCGTTTTTGTTCATCACTTTCACAAACCTTATTTGTACCTGCTGGACAAGCTGAGCCCGTAAAACGGACGCTTAAAGCAGCATCAACGGATCGTACCCATTTGGCCGTCAAACGTTGCAACCGACCGTTACTGAAAACCCCGAACGGACGGTTGCTTAATTTACCGTTTCCACAAATCCGCGAACTTCTTTG
This Larkinella insperata DNA region includes the following protein-coding sequences:
- a CDS encoding M3 family metallopeptidase; translation: MFTLRQMTHTAVLLAALSPALHAQPSPEKAKMSVNPLLQPFKTPHETVPFDQIKNEYYLPALKEAMTMGRQEIDAIATNSAAPTFENTVVALERAGQMVSRVSSVMFNLNGAETSPELQKIVREASPLLTEYGNDITLNEQLFKRIKTVYDQRAKLKLDGEDRMLLEKTYKSFARNGANLKAADKEKFRTINKELSQASLQFGENVLNETNEYTLEITDEKDLAGLPEFAREAAKATAKQKGKTGWVFTLQAPSYQPFMTYADNRDLRKKLFIAYNSRGFHSDKNDNQQLIGRMVQLRYDRAKLLGYKTHADFILEESMAGSPEKVKQFLSELAGYAKPVAEKQLAELTRYAKENGFKDERLERWDFGYYSEKLKKEKYALDDEILKPYFKLENVIEGVFTIANKLYGLTFKERKDIPVYNPEVKTYDVFDQDGKFLAVFYGDYFPREGKRSGAWMNDIQGQKMENGVNVRPHVVNVCNFTRPTETKPSLLTFNEVTTLFHEFGHGLHGILANGKYESLSGTSVYRDFVELPSQVMENWCYDPEALKLFAKHYETGEVIPNDLIEKIRASQNFMAGMANLTQLRYGLVDMYWHGNAPKGETVEQVESHVDSLVNLFPRVPGTAFSPAFSHIFAGGYSAGYYSYKWSEVLDADAFEFFREKGLSNREAADKFRKNVLEKGGTEKPMELYKKFRGREPSPQAMLRRSGLTL
- a CDS encoding DUF6909 family protein, with translation MHTDFSPPLTRAQESRLAIERLYITMRHLFNRGFYKPSGVSGEEIRQALLTLRPEIYGSVNDPQRVELDGLVYVMDRLPKGIEACRVITLVSREGFEHSRFPVLVPAKRRRNCYRVDQEQMVIEVTNGRSEIYDILTHLTFMFMEADKIRQNVFLERGNKLREWEKLEAIIQSGGTVKEEERELALMYLSSILGRTFEETQQAFYRFAENAGTNSGLFQIVYGLGRTSVREIQEKNVDREINFTPMLRDRVGQHLYGERWANRIKQFILENGWQSRPIHIISANPHSVVNCLYAPAALSESTSWDNLFDLAYKLSQPAQQELRQQVTDYSSAHGLHELEDPGGTNLLVQLIDTARLDAKHLSKELAHDPKLIKSTQPLLLVMDYAFGEQAFETMDELLKPYDGDNPYALNVASISIMGKAGILTGDKGDLMIPNSHIFEGTADNYPLDNDFTKADFDGFGIDVYEGAMITVLGTSLQNKDILSYFKNSSWNAVGLEMEGAHYQKAIQSHAKIRGSVQPDIKIRYAYYASDNPLLTGATLASGSLGTLGVKPTYLITLKCLEKILGKSGETPPSPPS
- a CDS encoding lipase family protein, with the protein product MTTNRICLWAFSMALLLASQAFCQSLKPGFDKAEYQQLMYVSARTGAIAPTYYGDIPEPKHFKRVYRSSVMGLDNLWDLWTDNQTTAVISIRGTTDKPESWIGNFYAAMVPAKGELKLTEKDVFKYELAANPKAAVHVGWLLGTAYLSKDILPKIDSCYKAGIRNMLIVGHSQGGAISFLLTSHLYNLQKQKVIPADIRFKTYCSAGPKPGNLYYAYEYEAMTQNGWAFNVVNSADWVPQTPMSIQTMNDYNDTNPFVNAKAIIKKQKFWQRIALNHVFNKLNRPTRKAQKNYEKYLGKMTSGIVRKSLKDFVPPDYYRSNDYVRTGATVVLLADAAYFGLFPDDPKTVFVHHFHKPYLYLLDKLSP